A single window of Microbispora hainanensis DNA harbors:
- a CDS encoding oxidoreductase, with the protein MSEWNASHIPGQQGRVAVVTGANSGLGLVTATELARHGAHVVMAVRNTAAGEREAETIRRSAPGAEIEVRELDLASLASVHAFAKDLAADFPAIDLLVNNAGVVLLGPARTTADGFELQLGTNMLGHFALTGLLLGNLGRADAARVVGLSSITHKNAHLDFDDLMSRRDFGASRAYGRSKLATTVFGLELDRRLRAAGSPVVSVLAHPGLSRSNLTPRAWEHRGRLGRIIARAGLLVTQPAERGALPQLFAATAPGVRGGQFFGPSGPWETRGRVVEVRPSAEAADPSVGRRLWTTAESLTGVTYL; encoded by the coding sequence ATGAGCGAATGGAACGCCAGTCACATCCCCGGCCAGCAGGGCCGGGTCGCCGTCGTCACCGGCGCGAACTCGGGGCTCGGCCTGGTCACCGCGACCGAGCTCGCCCGGCACGGCGCCCACGTCGTGATGGCCGTACGCAACACCGCCGCGGGCGAGCGGGAGGCCGAGACGATCCGGCGCTCCGCGCCCGGGGCCGAGATCGAGGTGCGGGAGCTCGACCTGGCCTCGCTCGCGTCGGTGCACGCGTTCGCGAAGGACCTCGCCGCGGACTTCCCGGCGATCGACCTGCTGGTCAACAACGCGGGCGTGGTCCTCCTCGGCCCCGCCCGCACGACGGCCGACGGGTTCGAGCTCCAGCTCGGCACCAACATGCTGGGCCACTTCGCCCTCACCGGCCTGCTGCTCGGCAACCTCGGCCGGGCGGACGCGGCACGGGTGGTCGGCCTCAGCTCGATCACCCACAAGAACGCCCACCTCGACTTCGACGACCTGATGTCGCGGCGCGACTTCGGCGCGAGCCGCGCGTACGGCCGCTCCAAGCTCGCCACCACCGTCTTCGGCCTCGAACTCGACCGCCGCCTGCGCGCCGCGGGCTCACCGGTCGTCAGCGTCCTCGCCCACCCCGGGCTGTCCAGAAGCAATCTCACTCCCCGGGCCTGGGAGCATCGCGGCCGGCTCGGCCGGATCATTGCCCGAGCCGGGCTGCTGGTGACGCAGCCCGCCGAGCGGGGGGCGCTGCCCCAGCTCTTCGCCGCCACCGCCCCCGGCGTACGCGGCGGTCAGTTCTTCGGACCGTCCGGCCCCTGGGAGACGCGCGGCCGGGTCGTGGAGGTCCGCCCCAGCGCGGAGGCGGCCGACCCGAGCGTCGGCCGCCGCCTCTGGACCACCGCCGAGTCCCTGACCGGCGTCACCTATCTCTGA
- a CDS encoding helix-turn-helix transcriptional regulator, producing the protein MAVNHPYARELGDFLRTRRGRLRPQDVGLEPGPRRKVTGLRREEVALLAGLSTDYYQRMEQGREVRPSDDVLDAIASALDLDDEERRHLFTLARAARRPAAVRTRRAPERVPDSTRRLLHVIATPAVVLGRHLDVLAWNTLAEALLGDPDTLPPGRRNLLMALFEDPGARGRCPDWEATALQYIGMLRAAVATDPDHPRAREVIGELSIRSADFRRLWARHEVRETVHGTKLFRHPQVGDITLDWDVYPLPGDPGPVLLVHTAEPGSADAERLQLLASLYATSAAGKARAEGTPRPSAAR; encoded by the coding sequence ATGGCCGTCAACCACCCGTACGCCCGTGAGCTCGGCGACTTCCTGCGTACCCGCCGCGGTCGGCTGCGCCCGCAGGACGTCGGCCTGGAGCCGGGGCCCCGGCGCAAGGTGACCGGGCTGCGGCGCGAGGAGGTCGCGCTGCTGGCCGGGCTGAGCACCGATTACTACCAGCGTATGGAGCAGGGCCGTGAAGTGCGGCCCTCCGACGACGTGCTCGACGCCATCGCCTCCGCGCTCGACCTCGACGACGAGGAACGGCGGCACCTGTTCACCCTCGCCCGGGCGGCGCGGCGGCCGGCGGCCGTCCGCACCCGCCGGGCGCCGGAACGCGTGCCGGACAGCACCCGGCGCCTGCTGCACGTCATTGCCACCCCGGCGGTCGTGCTCGGCCGGCACCTCGACGTGCTCGCGTGGAACACCCTCGCCGAGGCACTGCTCGGCGATCCGGACACCCTGCCGCCGGGGCGGCGGAACCTGCTCATGGCGTTGTTCGAGGACCCCGGGGCCCGTGGGCGCTGCCCCGACTGGGAGGCCACCGCCCTGCAGTACATCGGCATGCTGCGGGCCGCCGTCGCGACCGACCCGGACCATCCGCGCGCCCGGGAGGTCATCGGCGAGCTGAGCATCCGCAGCGCGGACTTCCGCCGGCTCTGGGCCCGCCACGAGGTGCGTGAGACCGTCCACGGGACGAAGCTGTTCCGGCACCCGCAGGTCGGCGACATCACCCTCGACTGGGACGTCTATCCCCTGCCCGGCGATCCCGGGCCGGTCCTGCTCGTCCACACCGCCGAGCCCGGCAGCGCGGACGCCGAACGCCTCCAGTTGCTCGCGTCCCTGTACGCCACCTCGGCGGCGGGGAAGGCCCGGGCCGAGGGAACCCCGCGGCCGTCAGCCGCTCGATAG
- a CDS encoding AAA family ATPase, whose protein sequence is MWFASPDEVRGRLAAVDYLADDGIATSVFLAGALGKPLLAEGPAGVGKTQLAKAVARATGARLIRLQCYEGLDEARALYEWNYKKQLLRIQADDGAWDDIFSEEFLLERPLLRAIRSEEPTVLLIDETDKADVEVEGLLLEILSDYQITIPELGTITAARRPYVVLTSNATRELSEALKRRCLYLHLGYPTPERERDILLAQIPGLPASIADQLARTVATLRGLELKKSPSIAETVDWAHTLLALGRTELDEALIGATLGVVLKHNSDQVRAAKELGLPSRS, encoded by the coding sequence ATGTGGTTCGCCTCGCCTGACGAGGTCCGGGGGCGGCTGGCGGCCGTCGACTACCTTGCCGACGACGGCATCGCGACATCGGTGTTCCTGGCCGGGGCGCTGGGCAAGCCGCTGCTGGCCGAGGGCCCGGCGGGGGTGGGCAAGACCCAGCTCGCCAAGGCCGTGGCGCGGGCCACCGGCGCGCGGCTCATCCGCCTGCAGTGCTACGAGGGCCTGGACGAGGCGCGTGCCCTGTACGAGTGGAACTACAAGAAGCAACTGCTGCGCATCCAGGCCGACGACGGCGCCTGGGACGACATCTTCTCCGAGGAGTTCCTGCTCGAACGCCCCCTCCTGCGGGCGATCAGGAGCGAGGAGCCCACCGTGCTGCTCATCGACGAGACCGACAAGGCCGACGTCGAGGTCGAGGGGCTGCTGCTGGAGATCCTGTCCGACTACCAGATCACGATCCCCGAGCTGGGCACGATCACCGCCGCGCGCCGGCCGTACGTCGTGCTGACCTCGAACGCGACCCGCGAGCTGTCGGAGGCGCTCAAGCGGCGCTGCCTCTATCTCCACCTCGGCTACCCCACGCCGGAACGAGAGCGCGACATCCTGCTCGCGCAGATCCCCGGGCTGCCCGCGAGCATCGCCGACCAGCTCGCCCGTACGGTGGCCACGCTGCGGGGGCTGGAGCTGAAGAAGTCGCCGTCGATCGCGGAGACCGTCGACTGGGCGCACACCCTGCTCGCGCTGGGCCGCACGGAGCTGGACGAGGCGCTGATCGGCGCGACGCTGGGCGTGGTGCTCAAGCACAACTCCGACCAGGTGCGGGCCGCCAAGGAGCTCGGCCTGCCGTCCCGGTCATGA
- a CDS encoding vWA domain-containing protein: protein MTAPASLVDRHVGFVHALREAGLPVSPAEGLDAAHALMVIDLAERETLREAYAATLVKRPAHRPGFDLLFDLWFPPVTGPAASTDVPDDAALPELRERLAELLMGDPADPTFREFARAMVGRFGQVQAAPGRQSWFSFPVLRALSPETLVARMLAAMLDERGGLPEKVARRHISRTIEAFTEAVASDVRRRIAEESGVEKIARSTVRPPIDRVDFLRATKEELARLRREVYPLARRLATRLSIRQKRGRRGRLDFRRTVRASLSTGGVPLTTHLRPPRPHRPELVVLCDASDSVSTFSHFTLLLTFALREQFTKVRAFAFVDTVDEITDLFAPGADVLDAIGRLTDEADIVRFGRTDYGHVFERFAERFPDAVGPRTSLLILGDARSNYQVPALGTLKRLAGQARHAYWLNPEPRAQWDTGDSLATAYGSVVPMHECRNVAQLAAFVETLA, encoded by the coding sequence ATGACGGCTCCGGCGTCCCTCGTGGACCGGCACGTGGGGTTCGTCCACGCCCTGCGGGAGGCCGGGCTGCCGGTCTCCCCGGCCGAGGGCCTGGACGCGGCCCACGCGCTCATGGTCATCGACCTGGCCGAGCGGGAGACGCTGCGCGAGGCGTACGCCGCGACGCTGGTGAAGCGGCCCGCCCACCGGCCGGGGTTCGACCTGCTCTTCGACCTGTGGTTCCCGCCGGTGACCGGTCCGGCCGCGAGCACGGACGTCCCCGACGACGCCGCGCTGCCGGAGCTGCGTGAGCGGCTGGCGGAGCTGCTGATGGGCGACCCGGCCGACCCCACGTTCCGGGAGTTCGCGCGGGCGATGGTCGGACGGTTCGGGCAGGTCCAGGCGGCCCCCGGCAGGCAGTCGTGGTTCTCCTTCCCGGTGCTGCGCGCGCTGTCGCCGGAGACGCTGGTGGCCCGGATGCTGGCGGCCATGCTCGACGAGCGCGGCGGCCTGCCGGAGAAGGTCGCCAGACGACACATCTCTCGGACCATCGAAGCCTTCACCGAGGCGGTGGCCTCCGACGTACGCCGCAGGATCGCCGAGGAGTCGGGCGTCGAGAAGATCGCCAGGTCGACGGTCCGGCCGCCGATCGACCGGGTCGACTTCCTGCGCGCGACCAAGGAGGAGCTGGCCCGGCTGCGCCGGGAGGTCTATCCCCTCGCCCGCCGCCTGGCCACGCGGCTGTCGATCCGGCAGAAGCGGGGGCGGCGCGGGCGGCTCGACTTCCGGCGTACGGTGCGGGCCTCGCTGTCCACGGGCGGGGTGCCGCTCACCACGCACCTGCGCCCGCCCCGCCCGCACCGGCCCGAGCTGGTGGTGCTGTGCGACGCCAGCGACTCGGTCTCCACGTTCTCGCACTTCACTCTGCTGCTGACGTTCGCACTCCGGGAGCAGTTCACCAAGGTGCGGGCGTTCGCGTTCGTGGACACCGTGGACGAGATCACGGACCTGTTCGCCCCGGGCGCGGACGTGCTGGACGCCATCGGCCGCCTCACCGACGAGGCCGACATCGTCAGGTTCGGCCGCACCGACTATGGCCACGTCTTCGAGCGCTTCGCCGAACGCTTCCCCGACGCCGTCGGCCCCCGGACGTCGCTGCTGATCCTCGGCGACGCCAGGTCGAACTATCAGGTGCCGGCGCTGGGCACGCTGAAGCGGCTGGCCGGGCAGGCCAGGCACGCCTACTGGCTCAACCCGGAGCCCCGGGCCCAGTGGGACACCGGGGACTCCCTCGCCACGGCGTACGGCTCGGTCGTGCCCATGCACGAGTGCCGCAACGTCGCCCAGCTCGCCGCCTTCGTCGAGACACTGGCCTGA
- a CDS encoding nuclease-related domain-containing protein encodes MPSGSIYVPKDEKFTGASPQNLYETFWFAGRKNRIRVRAAVAFAGFVIGNLVGPRFGLNMFAAGVGLGVLAGGTDLFIAWRLHERTAVWRGKRRGEVRTGRLLRFALRRHGYRVMDGRAVPGEASIDHLVIGPGGIWIVDNEAWSPDTLIARYGERLFFDEKFGTSVAKGLISAAGSMAGLLTKETGIEVSIDPVLAVHGGKIKARGGVLHGEGLTVAYPWRVARWIRAHGSGTFTEEQIELLARTAARILRRMS; translated from the coding sequence GTGCCCAGTGGGTCCATTTACGTCCCGAAGGATGAGAAGTTCACGGGCGCATCGCCGCAGAACCTGTACGAGACGTTCTGGTTCGCCGGACGCAAGAACCGCATCCGGGTGCGGGCCGCCGTCGCCTTCGCGGGGTTCGTCATCGGCAACCTGGTGGGCCCGCGGTTCGGCCTGAACATGTTCGCCGCCGGTGTCGGCCTGGGCGTCCTCGCGGGCGGCACCGACCTGTTCATCGCCTGGCGCCTGCACGAGCGTACGGCCGTGTGGCGGGGCAAGCGCCGTGGCGAAGTGCGCACCGGGCGGCTGCTGCGGTTCGCACTGCGCCGGCACGGCTATCGCGTGATGGACGGCCGGGCCGTCCCCGGCGAGGCGTCGATCGACCACCTCGTCATCGGGCCGGGCGGCATCTGGATCGTGGACAACGAGGCGTGGTCGCCCGACACCCTGATCGCGCGCTACGGCGAGCGGCTGTTCTTCGACGAGAAGTTCGGCACCTCGGTCGCCAAGGGGCTCATCTCCGCCGCCGGGTCGATGGCCGGGCTGCTGACCAAGGAGACCGGCATCGAGGTCTCCATCGACCCGGTGCTCGCCGTACACGGCGGGAAGATCAAGGCCAGGGGCGGCGTGCTGCACGGCGAGGGGCTGACCGTCGCCTACCCGTGGAGGGTCGCCCGCTGGATCCGCGCGCACGGGTCCGGGACGTTCACCGAGGAGCAGATCGAACTGCTGGCCCGTACGGCGGCCCGCATCCTGCGCCGCATGAGCTGA
- a CDS encoding TetR/AcrR family transcriptional regulator, with translation MRQRLLAEATRLFAQRGFESTSVQEIVAAAGVTKGAMYHYFDSKDDLLHEIYARVLRLQMERLNRFADAEGPVAERLHAAATDVVVTTVDNLDDSKIFFRSMHQLAPETYKSVRAERRRYHERFRDLVVEGQRDGVFRDDIPAEMVVDFFFGSVHHLGTWYHPDGPLTGQEVGRHFADLLLNSLRP, from the coding sequence GTGCGGCAGCGCCTGCTCGCCGAGGCCACCCGGCTGTTCGCCCAGCGGGGTTTCGAGAGCACGTCGGTGCAGGAGATCGTCGCGGCCGCCGGCGTCACCAAGGGCGCCATGTATCACTACTTCGATTCCAAGGACGACCTGCTCCACGAGATCTACGCCCGGGTGCTGCGCCTGCAGATGGAGCGCCTCAACCGGTTCGCCGACGCGGAGGGCCCGGTGGCCGAGCGGCTGCACGCCGCCGCGACGGACGTGGTGGTGACCACGGTCGACAACCTCGACGACTCCAAGATCTTCTTCAGGTCGATGCACCAGCTCGCGCCGGAGACGTACAAGAGCGTGCGGGCCGAGCGGCGGCGCTATCACGAGCGGTTCCGCGACCTCGTGGTCGAGGGGCAGCGCGACGGCGTCTTCCGCGACGACATCCCCGCCGAGATGGTGGTCGACTTCTTCTTCGGCTCGGTCCACCACCTCGGCACCTGGTATCACCCGGACGGCCCGCTGACCGGCCAGGAGGTCGGCCGCCACTTCGCCGACCTCCTGCTCAACTCGCTGCGACCCTGA
- a CDS encoding acyl-CoA dehydrogenase family protein gives MTLLYTEVEEELRAAVRDLLTDTCPPSAVLDRAGSAAAGGTPYDAELWKALARDIGVAGLLVPEELGGAGASAREAAVVLEELGRAVAPVPFLSSAVLATQALLVAGGEVAGELLGRLATGEATAALAVSFAASPYAPPAPVASLGEDGTVTGTVTGVIGAEAADVLLVPVRLAQGVGLCAVETSPTVQGSAEEAVRVTTVTSLDLTRPIATVEFASAPARIVARAEGLELPWVWEALARGAGLLASEQLGVAEWCLTTTVAYVKERRQFARPVGSFQAVKHRLADLWLEVVGARAAARNAAALLAEAPAAGPLGDEAAVAVAVAQAHCGAVAVHAAEECVQLHGGIGMTWEHPAHLYLKRAKADQIGLGTPGDHRDALAGPAGLPAPM, from the coding sequence ATGACGCTGCTGTACACGGAGGTGGAGGAGGAGCTGCGGGCCGCCGTCCGCGACCTGCTCACCGACACCTGCCCGCCGTCCGCCGTGCTCGACCGGGCCGGCTCGGCCGCCGCGGGCGGCACGCCGTACGACGCGGAGCTGTGGAAGGCGCTCGCCCGCGACATCGGCGTGGCCGGGCTGCTGGTCCCCGAGGAGCTCGGCGGCGCGGGCGCCTCGGCGCGGGAGGCGGCCGTCGTGCTGGAGGAGCTGGGCCGGGCCGTCGCTCCCGTGCCGTTCCTCAGCAGCGCCGTCCTCGCCACCCAGGCATTGCTTGTGGCGGGGGGAGAGGTGGCCGGTGAGCTGCTGGGACGCCTGGCGACCGGTGAGGCGACCGCCGCGCTCGCGGTGTCGTTCGCCGCCTCGCCGTACGCGCCGCCGGCCCCGGTGGCGTCCCTCGGCGAGGACGGCACGGTCACCGGCACGGTCACGGGGGTGATCGGCGCGGAGGCCGCCGACGTCCTGCTCGTCCCGGTGCGGCTCGCGCAGGGCGTGGGGCTGTGCGCGGTCGAGACGTCGCCCACCGTCCAGGGGAGCGCCGAGGAGGCCGTCCGGGTGACGACGGTCACCTCGCTCGACCTGACCCGGCCCATCGCGACCGTCGAGTTCGCGTCGGCCCCGGCGCGGATCGTCGCGCGGGCGGAGGGGCTGGAGCTGCCGTGGGTGTGGGAGGCCCTGGCGCGCGGCGCCGGCCTGCTCGCCTCCGAACAGCTCGGCGTCGCCGAGTGGTGCCTCACCACCACGGTCGCGTACGTGAAGGAGCGCAGGCAGTTCGCCCGTCCCGTGGGGTCGTTCCAGGCGGTCAAGCACCGGCTGGCCGACCTGTGGCTGGAGGTCGTGGGGGCCAGGGCGGCGGCCCGCAACGCGGCGGCCCTGCTGGCGGAGGCGCCCGCCGCGGGACCGCTCGGCGACGAGGCGGCCGTGGCGGTCGCGGTGGCGCAGGCCCACTGCGGGGCGGTCGCGGTGCACGCCGCGGAGGAGTGCGTGCAGCTTCACGGCGGCATCGGGATGACCTGGGAGCACCCCGCGCATCTTTATCTCAAGCGGGCCAAGGCCGATCAGATCGGGCTGGGCACGCCGGGCGACCACCGCGACGCGCTCGCCGGCCCGGCGGGCCTCCCCGCGCCCATGTGA
- a CDS encoding acyl-CoA dehydrogenase family protein has product MAWDEASVAERARAFLAEHDPAAMDRLEFLRARFDAGLAWVHFPEGLGGLGASRDLQAVVERELKGTPDNRPGRIGIGLGMAAPTILAFGTEEQKKRFLRPLWTGEEVWCQLFSEPGAGSDLATLATRAVREGDEWVVDGQKVWTSSAHTARWAILVARTDPGVPKHRGLTYFVCDMHAPGVEVRPLRQITGEAEFNEVFLTGVRLPDSLRLGEVGDGWRVAQTTLMNERVAIGGTPTRRTMMGVVAETWRSRPELRTHDLHQRLLKLWVDTEVMRLTAVRLREQLAAGHPGPEGSGMKLAFARLHQELSGLEVELLREDGLAYDDWTFRRPDTVDFVGREAGYRYLRAKGNSIEGGTSEILRNIIAERVLGLPAEPRADKDVAWKDLPR; this is encoded by the coding sequence GTGGCATGGGATGAGGCGTCGGTCGCCGAGCGCGCCAGAGCCTTCCTCGCGGAGCACGACCCGGCGGCCATGGACCGCCTGGAGTTCCTGCGCGCCCGGTTCGACGCCGGGCTGGCCTGGGTGCACTTCCCGGAGGGCCTCGGCGGGCTCGGCGCGTCCAGGGACCTGCAGGCCGTGGTCGAGCGGGAGCTGAAGGGCACGCCCGACAACCGGCCGGGCCGGATCGGCATCGGCCTCGGCATGGCCGCCCCGACGATCCTCGCCTTCGGCACCGAGGAGCAGAAGAAGCGCTTCCTGCGCCCGCTGTGGACGGGCGAGGAGGTGTGGTGTCAGCTCTTCAGCGAGCCGGGGGCCGGTTCCGACCTCGCCACGCTGGCCACCCGCGCCGTACGCGAGGGCGACGAGTGGGTGGTGGACGGCCAGAAGGTGTGGACGTCGAGCGCGCACACCGCGCGCTGGGCCATCCTCGTGGCCCGCACCGACCCCGGCGTGCCCAAGCACCGTGGGCTGACCTACTTCGTGTGCGACATGCACGCCCCCGGCGTCGAGGTGCGCCCGTTGCGCCAGATCACCGGAGAGGCCGAGTTCAACGAGGTCTTCCTCACCGGGGTGCGGCTGCCCGACTCGCTGCGGCTGGGCGAGGTGGGCGACGGCTGGCGGGTCGCGCAGACCACCCTCATGAACGAACGGGTCGCCATCGGCGGCACGCCGACCCGGCGCACGATGATGGGCGTCGTCGCCGAGACCTGGCGCTCCCGGCCCGAGCTGCGCACCCACGACCTGCACCAGCGGCTGCTCAAGCTCTGGGTGGACACGGAGGTCATGCGGCTGACCGCCGTACGGCTGCGCGAGCAGCTCGCCGCCGGGCATCCGGGGCCGGAGGGATCGGGCATGAAGCTGGCCTTCGCCCGGCTGCACCAGGAGCTGTCGGGCCTGGAGGTCGAGCTGCTGCGCGAGGACGGCCTGGCCTACGACGACTGGACGTTCCGCCGCCCCGACACGGTCGACTTCGTCGGCCGCGAGGCGGGCTACCGCTACCTGCGCGCCAAGGGCAACTCGATCGAGGGCGGCACCTCCGAGATCCTGCGCAACATCATCGCCGAACGCGTCCTCGGCCTGCCCGCCGAGCCGCGCGCCGACAAGGACGTCGCCTGGAAGGACCTCCCCCGATGA
- a CDS encoding acyl-CoA dehydrogenase family protein, with the protein MDFAFDATTNRYRDRLLDFMDECVYPSEHAFHEQAAGSGWSPPPMLEDLKAEARSRGLWNLFLPPSDTRGEHGAGLTNLQYAPLAEIMGRSPGIAPPATNCAAPDTGNMEVLAEFGSEWQRKEYLEPLLAGEIRSAFAMTEPDVASSDATNIATSIRRDGGEYVINGRKWFITGAMNPNCKVFIVMGKTDPEAPKHRQQSMVLVPRDTPGLTVRRGMTVFGYDDADHGGHAEVVFEDVRVPVDNLIGEEGGGFAIAQARLGPGRIHHCMRLIGMAERAVELMCRRVLEREAFGKPLARQGVIQDWIAESRVRIEQLRLLVLKTAWLMDTVGNKGAHTEIQAIKIAGPATVEWILDKAIQAHGAGGISQDFPLAALWAGARSLRFADGPDEVHKRSLAYRELKKYMG; encoded by the coding sequence ATGGACTTCGCGTTCGACGCGACCACGAACCGCTACCGCGATCGGCTGCTCGACTTCATGGACGAGTGCGTCTATCCGTCCGAGCACGCCTTCCACGAGCAGGCGGCCGGAAGCGGCTGGAGCCCGCCGCCGATGCTGGAGGACCTCAAGGCCGAGGCCCGCTCGCGCGGCCTGTGGAACCTCTTCCTCCCGCCGTCCGACACCCGGGGCGAGCACGGCGCCGGGCTGACCAACCTCCAGTACGCCCCGCTCGCGGAGATCATGGGCAGGTCGCCCGGCATCGCGCCGCCGGCCACCAACTGCGCCGCGCCCGACACCGGCAACATGGAGGTGCTGGCGGAGTTCGGCAGCGAGTGGCAGCGCAAGGAATACCTGGAGCCGCTGCTGGCCGGGGAGATCAGGTCGGCCTTCGCGATGACCGAGCCCGACGTCGCCTCCTCCGACGCGACGAACATCGCGACCTCCATCAGGAGGGACGGCGGGGAGTACGTCATCAACGGGCGCAAGTGGTTCATCACCGGCGCGATGAACCCGAACTGCAAGGTCTTCATCGTGATGGGCAAGACCGACCCCGAGGCGCCCAAGCACCGCCAGCAGAGCATGGTGCTCGTCCCGCGCGACACCCCCGGTCTCACCGTACGGCGCGGCATGACGGTCTTCGGCTACGACGACGCCGACCACGGCGGGCACGCCGAGGTGGTGTTCGAGGACGTACGGGTGCCGGTGGACAACCTCATCGGCGAGGAGGGCGGCGGGTTCGCCATCGCCCAGGCCCGGCTGGGGCCGGGCCGCATCCACCACTGCATGCGGCTCATCGGCATGGCCGAGCGGGCGGTGGAGCTGATGTGCCGCCGGGTGCTGGAGCGCGAGGCGTTCGGCAAGCCGCTGGCCCGGCAGGGCGTGATCCAGGACTGGATCGCCGAGTCGCGGGTGCGCATCGAGCAACTGCGCCTGCTGGTGCTGAAGACGGCCTGGCTGATGGACACGGTCGGCAACAAGGGCGCGCACACGGAGATCCAGGCCATCAAGATCGCCGGCCCGGCGACGGTGGAGTGGATCCTCGACAAGGCCATCCAGGCGCACGGCGCCGGCGGGATCAGCCAGGACTTCCCGCTGGCGGCGCTGTGGGCGGGCGCGCGGTCGCTGCGGTTCGCCGACGGCCCCGACGAGGTCCACAAGCGGTCGCTGGCCTACCGCGAGCTCAAGAAATACATGGGGTGA
- a CDS encoding phosphotransferase family protein has protein sequence MTPDPPGLDLTRLAEHLQREGLTEGPLTAELIVGGKSNLTYVVGDGTSTYVVRRPPLGHVLATAHDMGREYRVMSALRDTGVPVPRTYHLCRDPEVVGAPFYVMEYVEGGQPQLTPDLAHGLVDVLAALHSITPESVGLGDFGRPDGFLERQVARWKRQLDASRSREVPGIDDLYERLARDVPASGAPAIVHGDFKLGNTLIADDEVRAVLDWEMSTLGDPLTDLALFLLYGEFASLDRGAAGDAPPSAELSMHYEEAAGRDLSRLGWYVGLACFKLAVIAEGIHFRYTQGLTVGEGFAEVGDQVAPIVARGLMEV, from the coding sequence GTGACTCCTGACCCGCCGGGCCTCGACCTCACCCGCCTCGCCGAGCACCTCCAGCGCGAGGGCCTGACCGAAGGACCGCTCACCGCGGAGCTGATCGTGGGCGGCAAGTCCAACCTGACGTACGTCGTCGGGGACGGCACGAGCACGTACGTCGTGCGGCGGCCGCCGCTCGGGCACGTGCTGGCGACGGCGCACGACATGGGCCGTGAATATCGGGTCATGAGCGCGCTCAGGGACACCGGCGTCCCGGTGCCCCGCACCTACCATCTCTGCCGCGACCCGGAGGTCGTCGGCGCGCCCTTCTACGTCATGGAATACGTGGAGGGCGGGCAGCCGCAGCTCACCCCCGATCTCGCCCACGGGCTGGTGGACGTGCTGGCCGCGCTGCACTCGATCACCCCGGAGAGCGTGGGCCTCGGCGACTTCGGCAGGCCGGACGGCTTCCTGGAGCGCCAGGTCGCCCGGTGGAAGCGGCAGCTCGACGCCTCGCGCAGCCGCGAGGTGCCCGGCATCGACGACCTCTACGAGCGGCTCGCCCGCGACGTGCCCGCCTCCGGCGCGCCGGCGATCGTGCACGGCGACTTCAAGCTGGGCAACACGCTCATCGCCGATGACGAGGTGCGGGCCGTGCTCGACTGGGAGATGTCCACGCTCGGCGACCCGCTCACCGACCTGGCGCTGTTCCTCCTCTACGGCGAGTTCGCCTCGCTCGACCGGGGCGCGGCCGGGGACGCGCCGCCCAGCGCCGAGCTGAGCATGCACTACGAGGAGGCGGCCGGCCGCGACCTGTCCCGGCTCGGCTGGTACGTCGGCCTCGCCTGCTTCAAGCTCGCGGTGATCGCCGAGGGCATCCATTTCCGATACACACAGGGGCTCACGGTGGGGGAGGGCTTCGCCGAGGTCGGCGACCAGGTCGCCCCGATCGTCGCCCGCGGGCTGATGGAGGTCTGA
- a CDS encoding GNAT family N-acetyltransferase: MTAKLPAPVVLDGRVVRLEPLAPGHVPDLFLAASDEEIWRHRPEPTPRTEDDTRRLVDKLIADPRTTQFAVVFKETGQAIGSTGYWEVDGFDESVEIGSTWYGRAYWRTAVNTECKVLLLDHAFALGFVRVVLKTDIRNLRSQAAIERIGGVREGVLRRQYRRADGTWRDSPLYSILDDEWPAHRARLLAARK; this comes from the coding sequence ATGACCGCGAAGTTGCCCGCGCCCGTCGTGCTCGACGGCCGCGTCGTACGCCTTGAGCCGCTCGCCCCCGGCCACGTGCCCGACCTGTTCCTCGCGGCGTCCGACGAGGAGATCTGGCGGCACCGGCCGGAGCCCACACCGCGCACCGAGGACGACACGCGCCGCCTCGTGGACAAGCTGATCGCCGACCCGCGCACCACCCAGTTCGCGGTGGTCTTCAAGGAGACCGGCCAGGCGATCGGCTCGACCGGCTACTGGGAGGTCGACGGCTTCGACGAGAGCGTGGAGATCGGCTCCACCTGGTACGGCAGGGCCTACTGGCGCACCGCCGTCAACACCGAGTGCAAGGTCCTGCTGCTCGACCACGCCTTCGCCCTGGGGTTCGTCCGCGTGGTGCTGAAGACCGACATCCGCAACCTGCGGTCGCAGGCGGCCATCGAGCGCATCGGCGGCGTCCGCGAGGGCGTGCTCCGGCGGCAGTATCGCCGCGCGGACGGCACCTGGCGCGACAGCCCTCTCTATTCGATCCTCGACGACGAGTGGCCTGCCCACCGCGCCCGCCTGTTGGCCGCCCGGAAATAA